A portion of the Paucilactobacillus hokkaidonensis JCM 18461 genome contains these proteins:
- a CDS encoding putative polysaccharide biosynthesis protein, producing MAKQSKLAMDITKQQDAQTKMLSGSAWMTAGSIFSRILGAIYIIPWVTWLGNYSDQANALYAKGYNIYSFFLMAAVAGVPSAVSKLVSHYNAMNEYGVGRRLYHHGMYVSALTGFVAAVILYFGAPLFADGDANVIPVLRSLTLAILVIPSMSLVRGFFQGYQQMAPSAISQFVEQVFRVVYMLAATFFIMRVQHGSWVNAVSQSTFAAFIGSLGSILLLAYYYLRNKESMDELVAQSDNQLVVSSWSLIKDIIIQAIPFIIVSSGTIIFQLIDQYTFFNVMRQLHEYTMAEMNQLYALFSFNANKLMMVVISLASALSITVIPMLSAAKTKDDITGIRQQTSNALLLFYFVMLPASLGLAAVAKPLYTIFYRYSASGTTVLIISAYIAIILGLYTVVSAIMQGLSQNVRTLKYLGIGIVVKLVLQVPAILLLKTIGPLIATGMAMTVTVYLIIHSLNVEYRLPFKKMAKSTNQILLFSIITFVVARLVVDVLYLFFSDYGRGSAFFVLLVAVLFGGGVYAVLALKTRLADRLIGNRVAGIRRRLHIK from the coding sequence ATGGCAAAGCAATCCAAGTTGGCAATGGATATAACAAAACAACAAGACGCTCAAACTAAAATGTTGAGTGGTTCAGCATGGATGACTGCTGGGAGTATTTTTTCACGGATCTTAGGTGCTATTTATATTATTCCATGGGTTACTTGGTTGGGTAATTATAGTGATCAGGCCAATGCCTTGTATGCCAAGGGATACAATATTTACAGTTTCTTCTTAATGGCAGCTGTTGCCGGAGTACCATCAGCAGTTTCAAAGTTAGTATCGCATTATAATGCGATGAATGAGTATGGGGTTGGACGCCGACTATATCACCATGGAATGTATGTTTCAGCGCTGACTGGTTTTGTGGCGGCCGTCATATTATATTTTGGAGCGCCGTTGTTTGCTGACGGGGATGCCAACGTGATTCCGGTGTTACGATCTTTGACATTGGCAATTTTAGTCATTCCCTCAATGAGTTTAGTGCGTGGATTCTTCCAAGGATACCAACAAATGGCTCCGTCTGCGATTTCTCAATTTGTGGAACAAGTTTTTCGGGTAGTCTACATGTTGGCGGCCACATTTTTTATCATGCGTGTGCAGCATGGTAGTTGGGTTAATGCAGTCTCACAGTCAACATTTGCGGCTTTCATTGGATCTTTGGGCAGCATTTTATTGTTGGCGTATTATTATTTACGCAATAAAGAATCAATGGATGAATTGGTGGCTCAAAGTGATAACCAATTGGTTGTATCGTCTTGGTCTTTAATTAAGGATATTATTATCCAAGCAATACCATTTATTATTGTTTCATCTGGAACGATCATTTTTCAATTAATTGATCAGTACACTTTTTTCAATGTGATGCGGCAGTTGCATGAGTACACGATGGCGGAAATGAACCAACTGTATGCATTGTTTTCATTTAATGCTAATAAATTGATGATGGTGGTTATTTCGTTAGCGTCAGCTTTATCAATTACGGTAATTCCAATGTTGTCAGCAGCTAAAACAAAGGATGATATAACAGGTATTCGGCAACAAACTTCAAATGCGCTATTGTTGTTTTATTTTGTAATGTTACCAGCATCTTTGGGTTTGGCAGCCGTTGCTAAGCCACTGTATACTATTTTTTATCGATACAGTGCTTCTGGAACTACAGTATTAATAATTTCTGCGTACATTGCGATAATCTTGGGACTGTATACGGTTGTTTCTGCGATCATGCAAGGCCTGTCACAAAATGTGCGTACCTTAAAATATTTAGGTATTGGGATTGTGGTGAAACTAGTGTTGCAAGTACCTGCAATTTTGTTACTTAAAACGATTGGACCACTTATTGCAACCGGAATGGCAATGACGGTTACTGTTTACTTAATTATTCATTCTTTGAATGTGGAATATCGGTTACCATTCAAAAAAATGGCAAAATCAACCAATCAAATTTTATTATTTTCCATTATTACCTTTGTGGTTGCACGATTGGTTGTTGACGTGTTGTACCTGTTTTTCAGTGATTATGGGCGTGGGTCGGCCTTTTTTGTATTACTTGTAGCGGTACTGTTTGGTGGCGGTGTATACGCTGTGTTAGCATTAAAAACCCGACTAGCTGATCGATTAATTGGCAATCGGGTTGCAGGAATTAGACGGAGATTACACATTAAGTAG
- a CDS encoding pseudouridine synthase — MRIDKFLHDQQFGTRAQIHEIIKQRRVLVNGQVVKAYKQSVTLDDQVAVDGQIVGQQTVFYYLMNKPSGVITATNDATQKTVMDLFATDDQRSDLFPVGRLDKDTTGALVITNDGQLAHRLVSPKSHVGKLYETKVTGKITAEQLQSLQAGIVLKNGDQVTAESTAIVAQNENETTIKIVLHQGKYHQVKRMFGALGQRVIQLDRLAFAGLTVNGLAAGEYRELTDEEIKMLNE, encoded by the coding sequence ATGAGAATCGATAAATTTCTCCACGATCAACAGTTTGGAACGCGTGCACAAATCCATGAAATAATTAAACAACGACGAGTGCTCGTAAACGGTCAGGTTGTTAAAGCGTATAAACAAAGTGTTACTCTAGATGATCAGGTTGCAGTCGATGGCCAAATAGTTGGTCAACAGACTGTTTTTTACTACTTAATGAATAAACCTAGTGGGGTGATCACAGCCACTAACGATGCAACACAAAAAACAGTGATGGATTTATTTGCAACTGATGACCAACGATCAGATTTATTTCCGGTGGGCCGATTAGACAAAGATACAACGGGAGCATTGGTAATTACGAACGATGGTCAGTTAGCACATCGGTTGGTGAGTCCTAAATCACATGTGGGCAAACTCTATGAAACAAAAGTTACTGGAAAAATAACTGCTGAACAGTTGCAGTCATTGCAAGCTGGGATTGTGTTGAAAAACGGTGATCAAGTTACTGCTGAGTCAACGGCAATTGTTGCACAAAATGAGAATGAAACTACTATTAAAATTGTGTTACATCAGGGTAAGTATCATCAAGTTAAGCGAATGTTTGGAGCTTTAGGACAACGGGTTATCCAATTGGACCGGCTAGCATTTGCTGGTTTAACAGTTAATGGATTGGCCGCGGGGGAGTACCGTGAACTGACGGATGAAGAGATTAAAATGCTGAACGAATAG